The Triticum aestivum cultivar Chinese Spring chromosome 3A, IWGSC CS RefSeq v2.1, whole genome shotgun sequence genome includes a region encoding these proteins:
- the LOC123063374 gene encoding nascent polypeptide-associated complex subunit alpha-like protein 1 isoform X2, which yields MTATELLRAQLEEQSIEGDEPILEDDDDGDEYDDEDEDEIDDHDVEGDASGRSRQTRSEKKSRKAMEKLGMKVITGVNHVTIKKSKTVTFVLSKPDVFKISHSETYVIIGEIKFEDLNTELQTQATEHFKAPGPSRVNSKGEPSVAAIQDDEEVDETGVDKKDVELVMMQASVSRSRAVEALKAADGDIVSAIMELTN from the exons ATGACGGCCACCGAGCTGCTCCGCGCCCAGCTCGAGGAGCAGAGCATCGAG GGAGATGAGCCTATCCTtgaggatgatgacgacggcgatgaatacgatgatgaggatgaggatgaaatAGATGACCATGATGTTGAGG GTGATGCTAGTGGAAGATCTAGGCAGACAAGGAGTGAGAAGAAGAGCAGAAAAGCAATGGAGAAGCTTGGCATGAAGGTCATTACTGGTGTGAACCATGTAACTATCAAAAAGAGCAAGACC GTTACGTTTGTCCTCTCCAAGCCAGATGTCTTCAAGATCTCACACTCAGAAACCTATGTCATTATCGGGGAGATCAAGTTCGAGGACCTGAACACTGAGCTGCAGACACAAGCGACAGAGCACTTCAAGGCGCCGGGCCCAAGCAGGGTCAATTCAAAGGGTGAGCCGTCTGTGGCAGCAATCCAAGATGACGAGGAGGTCGACGAGACGGGTGTTGACAAGAAGGACGTCGAGCTCGTGATGATGCAGGCCTCCGTGTCGAGATCCAGGGCTGTGGAGGCACTCAAGGCTGCGGATGGCGACATCGTCAGCGCCATCATGGAGTTGACTAACTAG
- the LOC123063374 gene encoding nascent polypeptide-associated complex subunit alpha-like protein 1 isoform X1 has product MTATELLRAQLEEQSIEGDEPILEDDDDGDEYDDEDEDEIDDHDVEGGDASGRSRQTRSEKKSRKAMEKLGMKVITGVNHVTIKKSKTVTFVLSKPDVFKISHSETYVIIGEIKFEDLNTELQTQATEHFKAPGPSRVNSKGEPSVAAIQDDEEVDETGVDKKDVELVMMQASVSRSRAVEALKAADGDIVSAIMELTN; this is encoded by the exons ATGACGGCCACCGAGCTGCTCCGCGCCCAGCTCGAGGAGCAGAGCATCGAG GGAGATGAGCCTATCCTtgaggatgatgacgacggcgatgaatacgatgatgaggatgaggatgaaatAGATGACCATGATGTTGAGG GAGGTGATGCTAGTGGAAGATCTAGGCAGACAAGGAGTGAGAAGAAGAGCAGAAAAGCAATGGAGAAGCTTGGCATGAAGGTCATTACTGGTGTGAACCATGTAACTATCAAAAAGAGCAAGACC GTTACGTTTGTCCTCTCCAAGCCAGATGTCTTCAAGATCTCACACTCAGAAACCTATGTCATTATCGGGGAGATCAAGTTCGAGGACCTGAACACTGAGCTGCAGACACAAGCGACAGAGCACTTCAAGGCGCCGGGCCCAAGCAGGGTCAATTCAAAGGGTGAGCCGTCTGTGGCAGCAATCCAAGATGACGAGGAGGTCGACGAGACGGGTGTTGACAAGAAGGACGTCGAGCTCGTGATGATGCAGGCCTCCGTGTCGAGATCCAGGGCTGTGGAGGCACTCAAGGCTGCGGATGGCGACATCGTCAGCGCCATCATGGAGTTGACTAACTAG